The Panthera tigris isolate Pti1 chromosome E3, P.tigris_Pti1_mat1.1, whole genome shotgun sequence genome segment CCGCTAAGCGATTTTGCTGGGAGGAGAGCGGGGGAGAACGTACTCACGCTCCAGAGGAAGGGCCTCAGCAGTCCAGACACGCGATGCCCTTGAACCCGGAACCGCTAACTCCTGAAACCTAGCAAACTATCTGCTGATCTGCCTCGACTTCTAAGCAGATGCTATGGGttcattgtttttggttttttggtttttgttttggtcaaGAATACTTCAtctaggggctcccgggtggctcagttggttgagcgtctgactcttgacttcagctcaggtcgtgatcttgcagtctgtgagactgagcctcgggtcgggctctgtgctggcatctcgGAACCTacctgggttctctctctctccctctctctgcccctcccccactcactctctcggtcgctctcaaaataaataaagttaaaaaagccGTTTTCACGTAATCCACATGACCCTTCTACCTATGTATGACATAGAGGTTATcgttcccattttccagatgaagaaactcaggCTCCAAAATTGTAAGCATTTTCCCCCAGATCACCAGCCTGGAGGTAACACAGTTGGTAGCTAAGCCCTCCTGTCAACACGGCTCCTTAGTGTGTCTGAGTTTGTCTCTGTAACCTCGGCCGGGAACACACACACGAACCTCACACCCTTTCAGCCTCTCCAGACACTTTTTATTGTCTCTGGTGCCCCCTCAGCTTTCCTTCTGGTACCTAGTGGATGTCTTCGTGACTGTTCTGACCTCCGCCCCTCCGTGGACACGCTCCCTCCCCAGGGTTTTCACGGTCAGCGCCCCCGGGGAAGGGCTTTATGGTGCTGAGAAGGGGCAGGCAAGCGTCCTCAGCCCTCCCACCCGTCCAGGAGACTTTTCCTAAACGGCTCAGAGCTGTCTCATCCCAGCCATGCTTGGCTGGGTTGGTTTCTGTCACCGTTAAGCATTGACCATGGCATTGTCCTGCCATAGGAAGCAGTCCCAACCATCTCAACCGAGAAGGTGTCTGGGCTCCTTTCTCGCCTCTACCTCCTTGGAGATGCACATCGAGACAGGGACGGGGCCTCAGGGAGCCCCGTCTGGAGCCTCTCTGGCTCTCGCAGGCAGCACATCTTGGAGAGCTTGGTAGGGATCCGGCTCCCCAGGGTTGTGGTTTCCCGTCGATGGTGCTTCCTTCGGCTGGCTCCCGACGCGGACGGTCCCAGCCGTGGCTGGTGCTTGCTTCTCCTGAGCTCATCACGGTTGGTGTTGATTGTAGACGGTGCCCACCACTTCGCACGGTTTCTCCAGGGGAGGTTCTGACATCAGAACCTGTTCTAAAACAGAGCTGGTATTTGCTGCTGACCGCAGTCGTCCCCACTGATGAGTTTTGGCTGGCGATCCCGCCGTGACGGTTCTCCATACAGACGGTTTTGCCACTGACGGATCCTGTTAGAGGTGGCTCGTCACTGGGGCTCGCAGTGGTATCACCAGGGGAGGGTAGACCCAGCCCCCCAGGATCCTGCTACAGCTTCAGAGTAGACGGTCATGCCGTTGATCGCTGACGGCCACTGCAGGTGGTGCTTACCTTCCATAGTTCTTGCTACGCGTCACCCTGCCGCCGACAGTCGTTGCTACCAACGGGGCTCTCCACCCAAGGTTCGGACGCACTTGGTGCTTTTTAAAGGCGTCTGCTTGGCTGTAACCGCTCTGGGTAAAGTCCAGGCTTGCTGGGGGTTCACGTCCAGTTTTCAAGACCCTGGTGGCCGGTGAGCCTTCTCATGCAGGCACGCACGTCTGGGCAGGCTGCTCGCCCTCGGTGGCCTGGCTTTGGCCTTGCCCCCGACCTTGGTCGCTGGCCTTGGCCTTGCCTCCGGCCCCGTCCTCCTGCAGACTGGTGTTACTTTTCACCCCGGTCTGCACGCCGCCGTCCTCCCGCGTGCCCTGGCGGCTGCTGGCCTGGCTGGAGGGAAGGCTGCTGGCAGAACTGAACAGCCCGCTACTCACCTGGTAGTTGAGGGCGCTGCTGCCCAGACTGATGAAGCTCATGCTGGTCAGGCTGCTGGCCCCGCTGCCGATGCCGCTGCCGGGCAGGCTGGTGTCGCTCTTCCCCTCCAGCCTGGTCTGTTCTGTGCGCCCGGCTGCCTCCTTATCTGGCTGGGGGAGTAGACGGCACACAGCTGGCTGCTCTGGGCGCTGTCTGTCTGGGTGTTGAGACTTCTGTGCAACCTCACGATGTGTCTCCTGGCCACCAGGCTGACCTCGCTGTTCTCCTCATCCCCCGCATACCCGCTGTCCAACAGGCTGGTGTCACTGTCCCTGCATGTCCCCAGGCTGGACTGTCGCAGGCTTAGCAAGTCGCTCTCCCTTCTCCATGCGTTTCCCAGGTTGCTGCCCGGAAGTctcaggggcccctgagtggctcctGCATCATGGTGTGGCCACGTGGGTGACTGGGGCTCtaagctgggggatgggaggccTGGAGCTTGGTCCTGAGCATTCCAAGCAGCAGACTCCCCTGTTGTACCCTGGAGGAAAGTGAGGGACAGATGATCTGGTTTATCCAGGGGGAGGGGACCCTGGGAGGCCTCTGAATGGTGGGTGTGGTTTGTCTGGGGGAGACGCGGCTCAATTTATAAGGTGGCCTTTCAAAGGGCAGTGTTCTGATTGGCTGGCCCGGTTCCCATGGTGATGGGTCTATGAGGCggggtgggtgtgggagggaggacaATGCTGTCCTGGCACCAGTTACATCagtggctggggctggaggtgggtaGAAAAAGGACTTATGGCCAGAGA includes the following:
- the CE3H16orf82 gene encoding protein TNT, with amino-acid sequence MQHNSMLAQGYVLFYPQVQRQGRKSKVLSSGTQVHPWNHLLKCQVHLRREGSTLTPLPGEHTGALQSEQTRVLGQTQPDNGASSKENTVSIAGSQGRLWDKRARPGEPRGKMGTLEGDAESRRPRLPQTNHTHHSEASQGPLPLDKPDHLSLTFLQGTTGESAAWNAQDQAPGLPSPSLEPQSPTWPHHDAGATQGPLRLPGSNLGNAWRRESDLLSLRQSSLGTCRDSDTSLLDSGYAGDEENSEVSLVARRHIVRLHRSLNTQTDSAQSSQLCAVYSPSQIRRQPGAQNRPGWRGRATPACPAAASAAGPAA